A portion of the Edaphobacter lichenicola genome contains these proteins:
- the eutC gene encoding ethanolamine ammonia-lyase subunit EutC — translation MTIPKRTKIPSVQPGNPSPATPPTASATLQQYTPARVSLRRTGVSLATSEVLDFQLAHAEARDAVRAELDPNHLSHRLRTELPALAAPILTLASAAPDRTTYLRRPDLGRTLTPASASLLKPAPCDIVIIIADGLSATAIEHHAIPLLLELLPILSQSSYTLGPVCIVSQARVAIADEIGALLKARLSLILIGERPGLSSPDSLGAYITWDPTPGRTDADRNCISNIRAAGLKYATAAAKIAFYCNEARRLQLTGTALKEITHPLLNQ, via the coding sequence ATGACCATCCCGAAGAGAACGAAGATCCCCTCCGTGCAGCCCGGCAATCCATCGCCTGCGACGCCACCGACAGCCTCCGCCACACTGCAACAGTACACCCCCGCTCGCGTCTCTCTGCGCCGCACCGGCGTCAGCCTCGCCACCTCCGAAGTGCTCGACTTCCAACTGGCCCACGCAGAAGCCCGCGACGCCGTCAGAGCCGAACTCGACCCCAACCACTTGAGCCATCGCCTGCGAACCGAACTCCCCGCACTCGCCGCTCCTATCCTCACCCTCGCCAGCGCAGCGCCCGACCGCACAACCTACCTCCGTCGCCCGGACCTCGGCCGCACCCTTACGCCCGCTTCCGCGTCACTCCTCAAACCAGCACCCTGCGACATCGTCATCATCATCGCCGACGGGCTCTCCGCCACAGCGATCGAACACCACGCCATCCCGCTCCTCCTCGAACTTCTCCCCATCCTCTCTCAATCCAGCTACACCCTTGGCCCTGTCTGCATCGTCAGCCAGGCCCGCGTCGCCATCGCCGACGAAATAGGCGCTCTCCTCAAAGCTCGCCTATCCCTCATCCTCATCGGCGAGCGCCCCGGCCTCAGTTCACCAGACTCCCTTGGCGCCTACATCACCTGGGATCCAACCCCAGGTCGCACAGACGCAGACCGCAACTGTATCTCCAACATCCGCGCCGCCGGCCTGAAGTACGCCACGGCAGCCGCGAAGATCGCCTTCTACTGCAACGAAGCCAGGCGCCTGCAACTCACCGGTACAGCCCTCAAGGAGATCACGCATCCACTCCTGAATCAATAA